In Salarias fasciatus unplaced genomic scaffold, fSalaFa1.1, whole genome shotgun sequence, the following are encoded in one genomic region:
- the LOC115384417 gene encoding transmembrane protein 69-like — protein MFSFTLRRSSFATHKLLHWSCPPQRLWTSTLNVSSHSGAFSSYRLPSSETACGHVNSSSLLGFRTELFRKVQTNSVSHWIRNECFHSSAVRLKKRAKPEPPPRELDLLRYDLKNIWESPKPALYLGFAGLIPFVGPSLFMAVTENYYPELAYAQLAYAASIVSFLGGARWGFALPESSPASPDWINLANSVVPSLLACMTMLISDNITPAIIMVIMGLGISLHYDLALLPTYPSWFKALRSVLTVVATFSLVGTLLLSGSFPEKKLFGA, from the exons ATGTTCTCTTTCACACtcagaagaagcagctttgCAACCCATAAG ttgTTGCATTGGTCATGTCCTCCACAAAGACTCTGGACATCAACGCTTAACGTATCTTCACACAGTGGAGCATTCTCATCATACAGGCTACCATCTTCAGAAACAGCATGTGGCCATGTGAACTCTTCCAGTTTGCTGGGTTTCAGGACTGAGCTCTTTCGAAAAGTACAGACAAACAGTGTTTCACATTGGATTAGAAATGAATGTTTCCATTCCTCTGCTGTGAGACTAAAGAAGCGAGCAAAGCCTGAACCTCCTCCAAGAGAACTGGATCTACTGCGCTATGACCTCAAGAACATTTGGGAGAGTCCCAAACCAGCCCTCTACCTGGGCTTTGCTGGGCTGATTCCTTTTGTGGGTCCCTCTCTCTTCATGGCTGTGACAGAGAACTACTACCCGGAGCTGGCTTACGCCCAGTTAGCCTATGCTGCTTCCATCGTTTCTTTTCTGGGTGGAGCTAGATGGGGATTTGCACTCCCTGAAAGCAGCCCGGCCAGTCCTGACTGGATTAACCTGGCCAACAGTGTGGTTCCTTCTCTGTTAGCCTGCATGACCATGCTAATAAGCGACAACATAACCCCTGCAATAATTATGGTCATCATGGGACTTGGAATCTCACTACATTATGATCTGGCTCTGCTACCCACTTATCCCAGCTGGTTCAAAGCCTTGCGCTCCGTCCTCACAGTGGTTGCAACTTTTTCTCTTGTTGGTACACTATTACTGAGCGGAAGCTTCCCCGAAAAGAAATTGTTTGGAGCCTAA